One part of the Rutidosis leptorrhynchoides isolate AG116_Rl617_1_P2 chromosome 1, CSIRO_AGI_Rlap_v1, whole genome shotgun sequence genome encodes these proteins:
- the LOC139867222 gene encoding uncharacterized protein, whose protein sequence is MEADRLNSPQTSAVLFDVFGYQLQFSQDPNSKHLGTTVWDASMVLVKYLEKNCRKGRFCPSKLKGKRVIELGAGCGVAGFGLALLGCDVVSTDQVEVLPLLMRNVERNTSRIMQMNPDADSIGSITAAELSWGNIDHIRALDPPFDFIIGTDVVYAEHLLEPLLQTMLALSGPKTTILIGHEIRSTNVHEQMISLWKKHFEVKTVPKSKMDMKYQHPSIQLYIMTLKTPEGNTNLDSKIENGPTTEKTEDDTNSNLEDEADNAVPIEPKNLSDWEARRYGSMAARLLRDIKIT, encoded by the exons ATGGAGGCTGACAG GTTAAATTCACCACAAACCTCAgctgttttatttgatgtttttggCTATCAGCTGCAGTTTTCTCAG GATCCTAATTCTAAGCATTTAGGGACAACGGTATGGGATGCGTCAATGGTGTTGGTCAAATATCTG gAGAAAAATTGCAGGAAGGGAAGGTTTTGTCCATCTAAACTAAAAGGAAAACGTGTTATTGAACTTGGGGCCGGTTGTGGTGTTGCAGGATTTG GCCTGGCATTGCTCGGATGTGATGTTGTTTCTACAGATCAAGTTGAGGTTTTGCCTCTATTAATGCGAAATGTTGAACGGAATACTTCCAGGATCATGCAGATGAATCCTGATGCAG ATTCGATTGGATCCATCACTGCTGCAGAGCTGAGCTGGGGTAACATCGATCATATAAGAGCACTTGATCCACCGTTTGACTTCATTATTGGCACTGACGTT GTCTATGCCGAGCATCTCCTGGAACCACTACTGCAGACAATGCTTGCATTATCGGGACCCAAAACCACAATTTTG ATTGGTCATGAAATTCGGTCAACGAATGTTCATGAACAAATGATTTCGTTATGGAAGAAGCATTTTGAGGTGAAAACAGTCCCAAAATCAAAG ATGGACATGAAATACCAGCATCCAAGCATACAACTTTACATCATGACTTTAAAGACTCCAGAAGGAAACACAAATCTAGATTCGAAAATAGAAAATGGCCCCACTACTGAAAAAACTGAAGATGATACTAATAGCAATTTGGAAGATGAAGCTGATAATGCAGTACCAATAGAACCTAAAAATCTTAGTGATTGGGAGGCAAGAAGATACGGATCGATGGCTGCTCGGCTTCTTCGAGACATCAAGATAACTTAA